GCCACGGCCGCCAGCATCGGCGATGGGCTGGAAGAGCGGCGTCAGTCTTTCTTTACGCAGGATGGATTTCAACAACTGGGCGTCTGGCATGTGGGGCGCTCCGAGCGCTGGCAGAACGGTCATGTAAGAAGTCGATCAGGAAGCCATTGCTCTCGATGGCCGCGAGCCGCCGACCAAGTCGATGCGACGAAACGGGCCTGCTCGGGGGCGGGGCGTGGTGTCCATCAGTGCACCTCCCTGGGGCGGCAGGTCGACTCGGGTTGTGGGGAACAGCAGAAGCTGGACTCGACTTCGCCAGAGGAAGGCAGGGCCAGGCGGATGCCCGCTAGGTACATCAAGGCCGCGACCCCCAGCCCCGCCAGCCGAGCCTCGGGCGGGTCGGCTCGGGAGCTCAGCATCACCGGTACCGTCAGCCCCATGACCACGCCAGCTGCCGTGGCGCCGGCGTGGTACTCGAAGTTCTTGGCCAACACGTTGCCGGAGATCAGATCCGGCATCAGCAGGATGTCGGCCTTGCCCGCCACCGGGGAGTCGATGCCCTTCTCCCGGGCCGCGCGCTCGGAGATGGCGTTGTCGAAGGCCAGCGGCCCGTCGACCTCGGCACCGGTGATCTGGCCGCGGCGAGCCATCAACGTCAGGCAGGCGGCGTCCAGGGTGGAGACGATGGCCGGGTTCACCGTTTCCACAGCGGAAATGACCGCTACCCGGGGCGTTGTGACACCTACCATGTGCATCAGCTCGATGGCGTTGTGCAGGATCTGCGCCTTGGCGTCGAGGTCGGGGGCGATGTTCATCGCCGCATCGGTCACAGCCAACAGGCGTGGGCAGTCGGGCACGTCCACCAAAAAGACGTGGCTCACGCGTCGGCCGGGCTGCCGTAGGCCGCTGCCCAGCAGGATATGCATGAAGGTGTCGGTGTGGATATGCCCTTTCATCAGCGCATCGGCGTGGCCGTCGAGCACGAGTTCTACCCCACGTCGGGCGGCCTCCGTCTCCGAGTCGGCCTCGATCACGGCCTCGAGGTCGATCTCCCAGCCGAGTACCAAGGCGGCTTCGGCGATCTCGTCGGGCCGGCCGATCAGCACGGGCTCGGCGATCCCGAGCCGTTTGGCCTCGCGTAGTGTCTTCAGCACCGCCGCCTGGGCTGCGTTGACCACGGCGACCCGTATTGGGTCCTCGCCCCGGGCCTGCTGGATCAGATTATCGAGCGTTGCTGGACGTTGGGCTTCCATCGTGGTCATGCCACCTCCTGTTTTGGCTAACATGCGTTGGCCAGCGTGCGCTGTACGTGCGTGGCGATCATCCGTTCTTCATCGGTAGTCACGGCCTCTACCCGGACCGGGCCGTCGGCGACGGAGATCAGCGGCGCGGGCTTGCGGTTGCGCTGCGGGTCCAGCGTCACGCCGAGGTACGTCAGGCCATCGCAGATCTGCATGCGGATATCCGGCGCGTTTGCGCCGATGCCGCCGGTGAAGATCAGTCGGTCCAGTCCGCCGAGGGCGGCGCTCAGGGCGCCGATGAAGAGGCGGGCACGATGGCAGAAGAAGTCGATCGCCTGGGCGGCCTCCGGAATGTCATTACGGCGCGCTA
The genomic region above belongs to Halomonas zincidurans B6 and contains:
- a CDS encoding bifunctional enoyl-CoA hydratase/phosphate acetyltransferase translates to MTTMEAQRPATLDNLIQQARGEDPIRVAVVNAAQAAVLKTLREAKRLGIAEPVLIGRPDEIAEAALVLGWEIDLEAVIEADSETEAARRGVELVLDGHADALMKGHIHTDTFMHILLGSGLRQPGRRVSHVFLVDVPDCPRLLAVTDAAMNIAPDLDAKAQILHNAIELMHMVGVTTPRVAVISAVETVNPAIVSTLDAACLTLMARRGQITGAEVDGPLAFDNAISERAAREKGIDSPVAGKADILLMPDLISGNVLAKNFEYHAGATAAGVVMGLTVPVMLSSRADPPEARLAGLGVAALMYLAGIRLALPSSGEVESSFCCSPQPESTCRPREVH